Proteins encoded within one genomic window of Gloeobacter kilaueensis JS1:
- a CDS encoding carboxypeptidase-like regulatory domain-containing protein: MRAHGLVLAGLGLLLALPAQAETVYGRVFETLQGSVFTGAKVILLSNPPQQTTTDGQGQYWFRDVKPGAYLVRLVIAGRPEITGRVIVHRGTTIAHLDLSKIGTPGSEDEY, encoded by the coding sequence GTGCGGGCGCACGGACTGGTGCTGGCGGGCCTGGGGCTGTTGCTGGCCCTGCCTGCCCAGGCTGAGACGGTCTACGGACGGGTCTTCGAGACGCTCCAGGGCAGTGTCTTCACCGGCGCAAAGGTGATCTTGCTGAGCAATCCGCCCCAGCAGACCACCACCGACGGCCAGGGGCAGTACTGGTTTCGGGATGTCAAACCGGGCGCTTACCTTGTCCGGCTTGTGATCGCAGGCCGGCCCGAGATCACCGGTCGGGTGATCGTCCATCGGGGTACGACAATCGCCCACCTTGATCTCAGCAAGATCGGTACCCCCGGCAGCGAGGACGAATACTGA
- a CDS encoding dienelactone hydrolase family protein: MERRNFLRHLIATGSFWTVLERGLTATPAPQASLIRFAGEGRAIEAYRALPVGHPRAGVLVVAEESGLSSFVELTVAQLATAGYAALAPDPYARLGGTAAVGADPTAASAKINDTQLLRDLDLGYAYLEKLVGPQSKLGILGFGWGAGKALTYASENPDIAAVAVFYGANLDPLDRVLNLDAPVLGNYAGQEVAAIAKVSELEAALKKAGKSYDFKVYPDVKAGFVNPARTDRYNLTAAQDAWERTLQFFKRELNG; encoded by the coding sequence ATGGAGCGGCGAAATTTTCTCAGACATCTGATCGCAACTGGTAGCTTCTGGACGGTTCTTGAGCGCGGGCTGACAGCGACACCGGCACCGCAGGCGAGTTTGATTCGCTTTGCCGGTGAGGGCAGGGCGATCGAAGCTTACCGGGCACTGCCTGTGGGGCATCCGCGCGCGGGGGTGCTGGTGGTGGCAGAAGAATCGGGGCTGAGCAGTTTTGTCGAGCTGACAGTGGCCCAACTGGCAACAGCCGGTTATGCGGCCCTCGCCCCCGATCCGTATGCGCGGCTGGGAGGAACGGCGGCTGTCGGAGCGGACCCGACAGCGGCGAGTGCAAAGATCAACGATACCCAGCTTCTGCGCGATCTGGATCTGGGCTACGCCTACCTTGAGAAGCTGGTCGGACCCCAATCCAAGCTCGGCATTCTGGGATTCGGTTGGGGAGCGGGCAAGGCCCTCACCTACGCCAGCGAGAACCCCGACATCGCCGCCGTCGCCGTCTTTTATGGAGCCAACCTCGACCCGCTAGACCGGGTGCTCAACCTGGACGCACCGGTACTCGGCAACTACGCCGGTCAGGAGGTGGCGGCGATAGCAAAAGTGTCCGAACTGGAGGCGGCCCTCAAAAAAGCGGGCAAGTCCTACGACTTTAAGGTCTATCCGGACGTGAAGGCAGGCTTTGTCAACCCGGCGCGGACGGACCGCTACAATCTGACCGCCGCCCAGGATGCCTGGGAGCGGACGCTGCAGTTTTTTAAGCGCGAGTTAAACGGGTGA
- a CDS encoding single-stranded DNA-binding protein, whose protein sequence is MNAIALMGTLQSEPELRFTQDGLACLSVIVSFSAGRPEEADYQIRAIAFGNLAEEVSKNFHHGDGVIIEGRLQAETRNKPDGTKEKVTELVARRIYAGATGASVGSASPAPVAVTNGTPAAARPASRPAQRPPVVAEPDNDDIPF, encoded by the coding sequence ATGAACGCCATTGCTTTGATGGGAACCCTCCAGTCTGAGCCGGAACTGCGCTTCACCCAGGACGGGCTTGCCTGCCTGTCTGTCATCGTCAGTTTCAGCGCGGGCCGTCCCGAGGAAGCGGACTACCAGATTCGGGCTATTGCCTTCGGCAATCTGGCGGAGGAAGTGAGCAAAAATTTCCATCACGGCGATGGTGTGATTATCGAGGGCCGGCTGCAGGCGGAGACGCGCAACAAGCCCGACGGCACCAAAGAAAAAGTGACCGAACTGGTCGCCCGCCGAATCTACGCGGGTGCAACCGGCGCGAGCGTAGGTTCTGCCAGCCCCGCTCCAGTTGCTGTTACCAACGGCACTCCTGCTGCGGCGCGCCCCGCCTCCCGTCCTGCCCAGCGACCGCCGGTGGTGGCGGAGCCCGACAACGACGACATCCCGTTTTAG
- a CDS encoding ABC transporter substrate-binding protein — MRPFLALAAALLLAGCSSAIPLSTRPVSGGILALTLTGDPATFNPALARTGSALEVSGLLFAGLLMVDAQGQFQPDLATGFQTLEGGRRYRVNLRPGLVWSDGAALTSADVVFSYSRVYRDRRAQRSLDLQFKMSAIDDESVEFVLPRADSDFAAYLTLPVLPAHAFKDRTDPLAAWGLDTDPTSLPVSGPFQISRYTPGQNLQLTANPRYWRQPGGPYLAAITCAIVPDRAAALTRFRSGTSDAYRLVSEDYASLSAAQGKGRFVLVNGGTEPPVYLAFNLNPPATAGDGVAGTALRRALALAIDRRQLVQDALFATGEPGQGKFDPKQAKAQLVAAGFKPGQGQPPAFELVVNGDDPLQLRLANSVGEQLKAVGLSATIRPLPKLALRNRILKTRQWQAAVVDLKTLGADPRVGDRFWRSDSPWHFFNLPASDRKDWRASDWERQIDATFDAPDPQAGRMRREQLLVAQQPLIELVRPLAIAAIRTDVREGRFSAVESAYTGRILANIWQVQKAPPADAGSASTPGN; from the coding sequence ATGCGACCGTTTCTCGCCCTCGCTGCCGCTCTGCTGTTGGCGGGCTGCAGCTCTGCTATCCCCCTTTCGACCCGACCGGTAAGCGGAGGGATTCTCGCTTTGACGCTCACCGGCGATCCGGCGACCTTCAATCCGGCCCTCGCCCGCACCGGCAGCGCTCTTGAGGTGAGCGGTCTGCTGTTTGCCGGGTTGCTCATGGTGGACGCGCAGGGCCAGTTCCAGCCGGACCTGGCAACCGGTTTTCAGACACTCGAAGGGGGACGCCGTTATCGGGTGAACCTGCGACCGGGCCTGGTCTGGTCGGACGGCGCAGCGCTCACTTCTGCCGATGTCGTCTTTAGCTACAGCCGCGTCTACCGGGACCGCCGCGCCCAGAGAAGTCTGGATCTTCAATTCAAGATGAGCGCCATCGATGATGAGAGCGTCGAATTTGTTCTGCCCCGTGCAGATTCAGATTTTGCCGCCTACCTGACGCTGCCGGTGCTGCCTGCGCACGCCTTTAAGGATAGAACCGACCCGCTGGCCGCCTGGGGGCTCGACACCGATCCCACCAGCCTGCCTGTAAGTGGCCCGTTTCAGATAAGCCGTTATACGCCCGGCCAGAACCTGCAGCTCACCGCCAACCCCCGCTACTGGCGGCAGCCCGGAGGGCCTTACCTGGCAGCAATTACCTGTGCAATCGTGCCGGACCGGGCTGCGGCCCTGACGCGCTTTCGCTCAGGCACCAGCGACGCCTACCGACTGGTGAGCGAAGATTACGCCTCTTTGAGCGCGGCCCAGGGCAAAGGACGCTTTGTGCTGGTCAATGGCGGCACCGAACCGCCCGTCTACCTGGCCTTCAACCTCAACCCACCGGCTACCGCAGGCGACGGGGTTGCCGGCACCGCCCTTCGGCGCGCTCTGGCGCTTGCCATCGATCGCAGGCAACTGGTGCAGGACGCGCTTTTTGCCACCGGCGAACCGGGCCAGGGAAAGTTCGATCCCAAGCAGGCAAAAGCGCAACTCGTAGCCGCCGGTTTCAAGCCGGGCCAGGGTCAGCCACCTGCCTTTGAACTTGTCGTCAACGGCGACGATCCTCTCCAGTTGCGGCTGGCAAATAGCGTGGGCGAGCAACTCAAAGCTGTCGGGCTGAGCGCTACGATTCGGCCTCTCCCGAAGCTGGCACTGCGCAACCGGATCTTAAAAACCCGACAGTGGCAGGCCGCCGTCGTCGATCTCAAGACGCTCGGAGCGGATCCCCGCGTCGGGGATCGCTTCTGGCGCAGCGACTCGCCCTGGCATTTTTTTAACCTGCCAGCTTCGGATCGCAAGGACTGGCGGGCGAGCGATTGGGAACGCCAGATCGACGCCACCTTCGATGCGCCCGATCCCCAGGCGGGCCGGATGCGCCGCGAGCAACTCCTTGTAGCCCAGCAACCGCTCATCGAACTGGTCCGCCCTCTGGCG
- the rpsF gene encoding 30S ribosomal protein S6, translated as MSRRYETMYILRPDLPEETIDQTIARYQTILNDQGVTEIETQHRGKRRLAYELKKCKEGIYIQMNYTAPAAAVEELKKSFRISEEVIQFLTVREEE; from the coding sequence ATGTCCAGACGCTACGAGACCATGTACATCCTCCGCCCCGATCTGCCGGAGGAGACGATCGACCAGACAATTGCGCGCTACCAGACGATCCTGAACGATCAGGGCGTCACCGAGATCGAGACGCAGCACCGGGGCAAGCGCCGGCTGGCCTACGAACTCAAAAAGTGCAAAGAGGGCATCTATATTCAGATGAACTACACTGCCCCAGCGGCGGCAGTAGAAGAACTGAAAAAGTCCTTTCGCATCAGCGAAGAAGTGATCCAGTTTCTCACTGTTCGAGAAGAGGAGTAA
- a CDS encoding alkaline phosphatase, with protein MKRLKQLWSLGFLAATVSLAATLAAGPVLAGTDDDTQKNNVAPVLGTPPFSDNPTNASPTVGLRIFPPTNTTLIKGQRFDLRVETQVPSTNGAAPVLKSLTINGIEASGAFNRRITAQGLGLESGTPSVAGLYGASVRNLALPIAGTYVVKAVVTVDGVDYTISNQYTVSPFSLKPGIKHVVFFLGDAMGLPIRSAARIQGKGIFEGRAKGRLNMDTMDTYGLVSTASFDSVITDSAPGMTSYVSGMKQSNNALNVSVDNTPENNLDNPRIETLWEYMKRNYGWATGVVSDAFITDATPAAEAGHSRARSARTAIAQQFLDYYVDSAPSGTPAQPATGYVGLSTLTQPLDVILGGGAVDWLPVNDPTLSSFYQYAAGKGRADGLNLFSVATSLGYSVVKDKNELAAAPNNKSILGIFVGDVRPGNALGLDSIPGVLDRLVARGQATIGGRTASDPSTGLSVAPPVGTGCGATVQTCFANIPSKPELVAKAIDVLNAKNPNGWVLLVEQSQTDKLAHPLEYERVVYEALELDNTLGFVLDGQASDNQTLTLVSADHAQPETIIGITVPSALDGLPGYFGNPSGTDPITPGGCFSNTLSSDSTSGALTLTVNGSGTTTKACALQDAIGTFNDGTFPTYVDANTDGFPDDPDPTVKLVLDDGGRPTYTQDFLTNPIPLSPGGTTAAVPNPSRDPNGLLLTGNMPTTNVSPISKNEGNIGVAPHSGEDVVLSASGPNAFLFGGTYENTDVLVRIAQALSIGTTNFGSRRALLRDASPKNAPAVSPEQLFSRWEKK; from the coding sequence ATGAAACGTCTCAAGCAGCTGTGGAGCCTGGGGTTCCTGGCAGCGACTGTCAGTCTGGCAGCCACACTTGCAGCCGGACCGGTTCTTGCCGGTACCGACGACGACACCCAAAAGAATAATGTCGCCCCGGTGCTCGGCACCCCGCCATTTTCGGACAATCCGACCAACGCCAGTCCGACGGTGGGCCTGCGCATCTTCCCGCCCACCAACACGACGCTCATCAAGGGCCAGCGCTTCGATCTGCGCGTCGAGACCCAGGTGCCTTCCACCAACGGTGCGGCCCCTGTCCTCAAGAGCCTGACGATCAACGGCATCGAGGCGAGTGGTGCCTTTAATCGGCGAATCACAGCCCAGGGCCTGGGCCTTGAGAGCGGTACCCCCTCGGTGGCTGGTCTTTATGGAGCCTCGGTGCGCAACCTCGCTTTGCCGATAGCGGGAACTTACGTCGTCAAGGCTGTTGTGACCGTGGACGGCGTCGATTACACGATCTCCAACCAGTACACCGTCAGTCCGTTTTCTCTCAAGCCAGGGATCAAGCACGTCGTCTTCTTCCTGGGCGATGCGATGGGCCTGCCGATTCGCTCCGCCGCCCGGATTCAGGGCAAGGGCATCTTCGAGGGCCGGGCAAAGGGACGGCTGAACATGGACACGATGGACACCTACGGCCTGGTTTCCACCGCTTCGTTTGACAGCGTGATCACCGACTCTGCGCCGGGGATGACCAGCTACGTGAGCGGCATGAAGCAGTCCAACAATGCGCTCAACGTCTCGGTAGACAACACCCCTGAAAATAACCTCGACAACCCGCGCATCGAGACGCTCTGGGAATACATGAAGCGCAACTACGGTTGGGCGACCGGCGTCGTCTCCGACGCTTTTATCACCGATGCCACCCCAGCCGCCGAAGCAGGCCACAGTCGGGCCCGCTCGGCCCGCACGGCGATTGCCCAGCAGTTCCTCGATTACTACGTCGATAGTGCCCCGAGCGGTACTCCGGCCCAGCCTGCGACGGGCTATGTTGGCTTGAGCACCCTCACCCAGCCCCTCGATGTCATCCTCGGGGGTGGCGCGGTGGACTGGCTGCCGGTAAACGATCCGACCTTGAGCAGCTTCTATCAGTACGCTGCCGGCAAGGGGCGCGCCGACGGTCTCAACCTGTTTAGCGTTGCTACAAGCCTCGGCTACTCCGTCGTCAAAGACAAAAATGAGCTGGCCGCTGCCCCAAACAACAAGTCCATTCTGGGCATCTTCGTCGGCGATGTTCGTCCAGGTAACGCGCTGGGCCTCGACAGTATCCCCGGCGTGCTCGATCGGCTGGTGGCGCGCGGTCAGGCGACGATCGGCGGTCGCACGGCAAGCGATCCGTCCACTGGACTCAGTGTGGCCCCACCCGTCGGTACCGGTTGTGGAGCGACGGTCCAGACCTGCTTCGCCAACATTCCATCCAAGCCCGAACTGGTCGCCAAGGCGATCGACGTGCTCAACGCCAAAAACCCGAACGGTTGGGTGCTCCTCGTCGAGCAGTCGCAGACCGACAAACTCGCCCACCCCCTCGAATACGAGCGGGTTGTCTACGAGGCGCTCGAACTCGACAACACCCTCGGTTTCGTCCTCGACGGCCAGGCAAGCGACAACCAGACCCTGACGCTCGTGAGCGCCGACCACGCCCAGCCTGAGACGATTATCGGCATCACCGTACCCAGCGCCCTAGACGGCCTGCCCGGTTATTTCGGCAATCCGAGCGGGACGGACCCGATTACCCCCGGTGGCTGCTTCAGCAACACCCTCAGCAGCGACAGCACCAGCGGTGCCCTGACGCTCACGGTGAACGGCTCCGGCACCACCACCAAAGCCTGCGCCCTGCAGGATGCGATCGGGACTTTTAACGACGGCACCTTCCCCACCTACGTCGATGCCAACACCGACGGCTTCCCGGACGATCCGGATCCGACGGTGAAGCTGGTGCTCGACGACGGCGGTCGCCCGACCTACACCCAGGACTTTCTTACCAACCCGATTCCCCTCAGTCCGGGCGGAACCACTGCGGCGGTCCCCAACCCCAGCCGCGATCCGAACGGCCTGCTGCTCACCGGCAACATGCCGACGACGAACGTCTCGCCCATCAGCAAGAACGAGGGCAACATCGGCGTCGCTCCCCACTCCGGCGAAGATGTGGTGCTGAGCGCCAGCGGTCCGAACGCCTTCCTGTTCGGCGGCACCTACGAGAACACCGACGTGCTCGTGCGCATCGCCCAGGCCCTCTCCATCGGTACGACCAACTTCGGCAGCCGTCGTGCCCTGCTGCGCGACGCCAGCCCCAAGAATGCACCGGCGGTGAGTCCGGAGCAGCTCTTCAGCCGCTGGGAGAAAAAGTAG
- a CDS encoding ABC transporter substrate-binding protein has translation MFLLTALGLLLAGCQKAPPADGPIELVFWHGANPQANRIVLEGLVERFNRRHPDIHVRAVDAGQPDQQIPKILAAVIGGSPPDLLWYNATLTGQLVKADAIVPLDAYLAREPVLGQVFPNLLPATRYRGQTWSLPFDTNNLAVFYNKRLFAAAGIKTFPRTWEAFFDLARKLTVDQNGDGRPERYGFRLPLGKGEWTVFNWLAWYWGAGGELLKQGKPQIASGAGVAALTYWQRFLDPSRPAASLSQPEQGYLFDDFFAGRVAMQVSGPWTLRELAQNQMSYGIFPLPQGAVAATSIGGEQLFLMRTSARREQASWQFAKYILSTEFQSAWATGTGYLPVTIEAARSPSYRAFLKRNPQLQVFLDQLPHGHNRPLDPTYPQISDALGQAVEQALQHVRTPAQALEAAQREAELIVRTQPGDTGF, from the coding sequence GTGTTCCTGCTCACAGCCCTGGGGCTGCTGCTGGCCGGTTGTCAAAAAGCGCCGCCTGCAGATGGCCCGATCGAGCTGGTGTTCTGGCACGGGGCCAATCCCCAGGCCAACCGGATCGTGCTCGAAGGACTCGTCGAGCGCTTCAACCGGCGGCACCCGGATATCCATGTGCGGGCAGTCGATGCCGGTCAGCCCGATCAGCAGATACCGAAGATCCTGGCGGCGGTGATCGGCGGCTCGCCGCCGGACCTGCTCTGGTACAACGCTACCCTCACCGGCCAGCTGGTCAAAGCCGACGCGATCGTGCCCCTCGACGCCTACCTGGCCCGCGAACCGGTTCTGGGCCAGGTCTTTCCAAACTTGCTTCCGGCCACCCGCTACCGGGGCCAGACCTGGTCCTTGCCCTTCGACACCAACAACCTCGCGGTTTTTTATAACAAACGGCTCTTCGCTGCTGCCGGGATCAAAACTTTTCCGCGCACCTGGGAAGCTTTTTTTGATCTGGCCCGCAAACTCACCGTCGATCAAAATGGCGACGGTCGCCCGGAGCGCTACGGTTTTCGGCTGCCCCTGGGTAAGGGCGAGTGGACGGTCTTTAACTGGCTCGCCTGGTACTGGGGAGCGGGGGGCGAGCTGCTCAAGCAGGGAAAGCCCCAGATCGCCTCAGGGGCCGGTGTGGCCGCCCTTACCTACTGGCAGCGCTTTTTAGACCCGAGCCGGCCCGCCGCCAGCCTCTCGCAGCCGGAGCAAGGGTATCTATTCGACGATTTTTTTGCCGGGCGGGTGGCGATGCAGGTGAGCGGTCCCTGGACCCTCAGGGAGCTGGCGCAAAACCAGATGTCGTACGGCATCTTTCCCCTGCCCCAGGGGGCGGTGGCCGCTACTTCGATCGGCGGCGAGCAGTTGTTTTTGATGCGCACCAGTGCCCGGCGCGAGCAGGCGAGCTGGCAGTTTGCAAAGTACATTCTCAGCACCGAATTTCAAAGCGCCTGGGCCACCGGCACAGGTTATCTGCCGGTAACGATCGAGGCAGCCCGTTCCCCGTCCTACCGGGCATTCTTGAAGCGCAATCCCCAGTTGCAGGTGTTTTTAGACCAGTTGCCCCACGGGCACAACCGCCCCCTCGACCCGACCTACCCCCAGATTTCCGATGCGCTCGGTCAGGCGGTCGAGCAGGCACTGCAGCACGTGCGCACCCCTGCCCAGGCGCTCGAAGCTGCCCAGCGGGAGGCGGAGCTCATCGTGCGTACCCAACCGGGCGATACGGGCTTTTAA